A stretch of DNA from Aurantiacibacter atlanticus:
CGTTCGGCATTCGCGTGCAGCAGGTGTCCGGCGCGCGCCAGCGTGGTCTTGTGCCAGATCGCGGTCATCACATCCTGCAAGGGCCGCCGTTCGGGCGCGTGGTAATGCACATCATTGGTGGCAAGCAGCGCCAGTCCGTTGGCGCGCGCCAGCGTGTCGAGCCTGTCGATCCGCGCGATATCATTCCCGCGGTAGAGGAAGGCAGCGGCAATATGGCGCAGACCCGAAAGCTGCCGGACGATATGCGGGATGAGGTCGATAAAAGGCTGCGTGATGATGCGAGAAGCATCGACGGGGCAATTGTCCGCACCTTGCGCATCACCCAGCGGAAACGGCACCACATTGCTCGGCACACGAAGGGTGAATTCCTGCTCCAGTTCGCGTGGGGGGAGCAGGATAAGCTGCACGCCTTCGCAATGGTCTGCCAACATGGAAAGGCTGATCTGACACACGCCCTTGTCCTGCCATTCGCCATCCAGCGTGGCCATGCGCCCGGCGCTGATCAGGCGGCACAACTGGCCATAGGCAGCGCGGTCTTTGGGGTAGGCAAGGAAGGCAAGCCCCTCCTGCGTTTCGATACGTGTGCCGATAACGGGGCGCAGCTTGAGCGTTTTTGCCTCCGTGTGGACGCGCACCACGCCCGCCATGCTGTTGGCATCGGCAATCCCGATGGCATCATAGCCCAGCGCACGGGCGCGCAGCACCAGGTCGACCGCATCGGATGCCCCGCGCAGAAAGCTGAAGCACGATACCAGGCCCAGTTCGACAAAGGGCGCAGGCGTTGGCGGCTCTATGCTGTCGGGATCAAGCTCGATCGTGCGCTTCGGGAGGAGGTCGCTTTCGGGCACGTCACTCCTCAAGCTCCGCCAGCTGACCCAGCCGCACCTTCACCGCTGCCAGATCGGCTGCGAACAGACGTTCTTGCTCGGCCCGCGCTTCTCCGTCGAGGCGCAGAAGATAGGAGGGATGCACGGTGATCCACAATTCACTGCCATCGTCCAGCATCATCGGGGCACCGCGCACCTTGCTGACGCTAACCGTCTTGCCCAGCATCCCGCGCGCTGCGCTGGCCCCCAGCGCCAGCACAAGCTTGGGCTGGACGATGGCGCGCTCTGCTTCCTGCCACCAGCGGCAGGTGTCGATTTCCTTCGCAGCAGGCGACTGGTGCAGCCGCCGTTTGCCACGCTGGACATATTTGAAATGCTTGACCGTATTGGTGACATAGGCGCTGCTCCGCGCGATCCCCGCAACCTCCAGCGCCGTATCCAGCACCTGTCCGGCAGGGCCGACAAAAGGACGTCCCGCCAGATCCTCCTGATCGCCGGGCTGCTCCCCCACGATCATCAGATCGGCATCATCCGGCCCCTCTCCCATTACAGCGCGGTTATCGAGCGCGCCGATGGGGCATTTGCTGCAGGCATGGATCGCCTTCTCGATTGCGGCCAGCGTTTCGGGACGCTCCTCGAATTCCAGCTTTCCGGCTGAAACCATTTCGGATTCGCGCTTCTGTGCGCCCGCCACCAGTTCGGGAATGAGCGCGGCTTCGGGCATGTTTTTCCAATATTTGCGCGGCATTTCCTTCAGCATCGCGCCGATTTTCAGCCGTGCAGGGTTGAAGATGGAAGCATAATATTTGCGCCAGAGATCTTCTGCTGGATCGCCGCTGGGCGCATCCGATTTTTGCGCCGGAGGGCCTTCGCACAAGACCTCGCCATCCCAGTGGAGCGAGCCGCTTGGCGTCAGGATGGACCAGCGCATATTGGCAAACCGGCGCACGAAAAAGCCCGCCTCGCGCCGCAGGATGTGATGCTCTGGCTCAAACCAGGCGACATAATGTTCAAGAGCTTCGGGTTCGTCCACATTCTCTACCAGACGAAAACGGACGAAGGCGTGCATCTTGTGCGCATCGCGGCGCACCGTCTTGTCCAGTTCTTCCACACGCCGCACGTCGAGATCGGCCCTGTCTTCCATCAGGCGCGGATTGGCCTGCAAACGCCACAGCAGGCGATACAGCAAGGCAAAGCGCTGGGAATCGCAATGCAGTGCGGCATTCTGCGCCAATTGCATGAAACGCTTGCTTGCGCGCACCGGCGCCGTTGCGTCGTCGGGCACAGGCAGGCGGCGGTCGCCATGTGAAAAAAGCGAGCCGGTGGCGCCGGGCTCCACCCATGCCACGCGATCAGGCGGCACATCGCATTGCACCAATTGCCTCGCCCGATCCCGCCAGAAGGCAAAGTCGTCCGGCTCAGGCATATTCACCACGTAATAGGTGCCAAGCTTCACATGCTGCAGCGCTGTCATGCCGCGAACAGTTCAAGCTGTTCCTGCTTTGGCGCGAGCAGGCTGCGCAAATTTGCGTGGTCGGTCAGCAAAACAGGGCGCCAGTCTGCGGTCACGATGAACGGACGTATCTTCACAACCGAAACGGTGAGCCGCGCGACATCATCAAGGCGCAATGTGCGGTGGCGGCGGCTGGCCAGTATCTGGCCCACCGCGCGTGTGCCCAGCCCCGGCACACGCAGCAACATTTCGCGCGAGGAACGGTTCACATCTACTGGAAATTGTTCACGAAACTTCAATGCCCACGCCAGCTTCGGATCAATATCGAGCGGTAAATTCCCGTCAGCTTCGGTGGCCTGCATCACCTCATGCGGAGCAAAACCGTAAAACCGCATAAGCCAGTCCGACTGGTAAAGCCGGTGTTCGCGCATCAGCGGCGGACGTTTGAGCGGCAGGACCGCGCTAGCATCGGGAATGGGCGAGAAGGCTGAATAATAGACGCGGCGCAGCTTGAAACGACCATAGAGATGGCTTGCCTTGCCCACGATATCGGAATCGCTGGCGCTGTCTGCCCCGACGATCATCTGCGTCGATTGCCCACCCGGCGCAAAGCGCGGGGCGTGGCGGAAACGCTTGCGTTCATCCTTGGCCTGAACAATCGCGCCTTTCACCCCGCCCATCGCACCTTCGATCTGGCTGGCGTTCTTATCGGGAGCGAGGCGAGTAAGTCCGGCATCGGTAGGCAATTCGACATTGATCGAGACACGATCGGCATAAAGACCCGCCTGATGCACCAGTTCGGCATCGGCTTCAGGGATAGTCTTGAGATGGATATAACCACGAAAATCGTGATCTTCCCGCAGGATGCGCGCAGTTTCTACCAATTGTTCCATCGTATAATTGGCGCTTTTGATAATGCCTGACGACAGGAACAGCCCTTCGATATAATTGCGCCGGTAGAAGGTCAGCGTAAGATCCGCCACTTCCTGCGGCGTAAAGCGCGCACGGCGCACATTGCTGCTCTTGCGGTTCACGCAATAATGGCAATCGAAGATGCAATGGTTGGTCAGCAGTATCTTCAACAACGAGATGCAGCGACCATCGGGCGCATAGGCGTGACAAATGCCCATCCCCTCTGTCGACCCGATACCCTTGCCGCCCTTGCTGCTGCGTTTCGCCGTGCCGGAAGATGCGCAAGAGGCATCGTATTTTGCCGCATCAGCAAGGATTCCCAGCTTCTGAATAGTGTCGAGAGCAGTCATATGTTCTTTATATGTTCTTTTGTAGGATTCGCCAAACCCAAATTCCCTTGCGCATTTTTGCCGGAGTCCCCCCTCCGCCAGGCATTAGCGTCACACTCGACTGGTTTATCGACGAGGCATATTCCATTGCCACGCGCGCACTCTTTTGGTGCAGGCCTGAGCGGCACCAAATTGCGTCCTCGCCTGATCTGCGGACAAAGCCACCCACGGGATAAATGCGGCGAAGCTTGAGTGGCGGCTCGCACTTTGGCATGGGCGTGAAATGGATATCATTGCCTTGCTCAGCGATCCAGCCGCGTGGCTGGCCCTGCTCACCCTGATCGCGCTGGAGGTAATCCTTGGCATCGACAATCTCATCTTCATCGCCATTCTTTCCAACAAGCTACCAGAACATCAGCAAAGCAAGGCACGGCGAATTGGATTGGCGCTAGCGCTGATAATGCGCATCGGCCTGCTGATGCTGATCGGCTGGATCGTGACGCTGCAAACCCCGCTGTTCGATCTGGGGATTGCTGGCGAACCCGGGCCTTATGGTGAGCCTACCTTCGAAACCGCTTTCTCCGGTCGGGATCTGATCCTGCTGGCGGGGGGATTGTTCCTGCTGTGGAAGGCCACCAAGGAAATCCACCATTCCATGGAGCCAGAGGATAATTCAGGTGATCTGCTCGACAAGACGCCTGACATGGCAAAGGCCGCCACGGCCACCTTTGGTGCAGTGATCGCACAGATCGTCGCTATCGACATCGTGTTTTCAGTCGATTCGATACTCACGGCTGTCGGCATGACCGATCACGTGCCTATCATGATTGCCGCTGTGGTAATTACCGTGGGCGTTATGATGGTCGCCGCCGATCCACTGGCGCGCTTTATCGAACAGAATCCCACGCTGGTTATGTTGGCGCTCGCATTTCTTGTAATGATCGGCCTCGTGCTGATCGCGGACGGTTTCGGCTTCCATGTGCCGAAGGGCTATATCTACGTGGCGATGGGCTTCTCAGTCGGAGTCGAGATTCTCAACATGGTCCAGAGGAACAAACATACGAGCAAGACGGACAAAGCCGGGTCATCCTGCTGATCCGCGCGCACCAAGGGCCAGACTGGCCGGTGAGCCGCCACTGGTGTGAATCACAGATAATTGATCGCACGAAGGGCTGGTGGGCCCGGCAGGATTCGAACCCGCGACCTAGCCGTTATGAGCGGCCAGCTCTAACCACTGAGCTACAGGCCCCCTGAAAAGACAGCGGTGCCAGCCATTCGTGCGGGCGTGCCACTAGCCCGTGTGCGGGACTGCGGCAAGATATTAGCGGATTACTCTTCCACGATAATATCGGCGCCTCTTATATCGCCAGGCTCATTCGCCAAAACACCGGCCACTGCCGTCCATACCGCAACATTTTGTGCCAACTCGGTCGGATCGACCTTATCGAGCGTATCATTGGCGGTGTGATGCAGATCAAAATACCGTGATCCGTCCTGTTGCAGATCCACGATTGGCGCCTGTTGATCGCGCAAGATGTTGAGGTCAGCGCCGCCGCTGGCAACAATTTGCGGCGCGGGTAGCACGCCGTAACCAGCGACTGCTTGGGCCAATCGAGAGAACAGGGCCGGATTGGTGCGAGAGAAATTCGTTTCGAGCCGCCAGATCAACCCCGCGCCAAAATCGCTTTCGAATCCTACGCCCATCGGTTCATCCGCATGGGCGGCGGAATAAGCGCGGCTGCCCCACAACCCGGTTTCCTCTGCCCCGGCAAAAAGGACGCGAATCGTCCGAAGCGGCTGACCTTCTTCGGCTACACGCAAGGCAGCGGTGGCGGCGATAGCGCAGCCTGCGCCATCATCAATCGCGCCGGTGCCAATATCCCAGCTATCCAGATGGCAGGCCAGCAGAACCGGCGGCAGGGACGCATCACTTCCTACGATCTCTGCAGTAACGTTACCGCTCATCGTTTCGCCAAGATGGCGCGGCGTCAGGACAAGTTCCATCGCAACTGTCTCGCCACGCGCCAGCATACGCTCAAGATTGTCGGCATCGGGGTTGCTGAGAGCAGCAGCAGGGATTGGCGTGACCCCTTCGGGCCAATTGGTTGCGCCAGTGTGCGGCAGGCGATCATCATCGGTTCCAATAGAACGGATAATGATACCGGCGGCACCCTTTTGCGCGGCAATCCCTGGCCCCTGCCTCCGTGCCGATCCAAAATATCCGTAATGCGATCCATCCTGCGTCGCGCGCATCGCATGGCCGATATAGGCGATCTTGCCAGCAAGGCTGCCTTCGGGTGCGGCCCGTAATTCGTCCGTCGTAGCGAAATGAACAATTTCAGCCCTGATGCCCTGCGCTGATGTTGCGCCGCTATAGCCAAGCGCCGTCACCACCACTGGTTGCGGGAACGGGGCGATGATGCGCGCCTGCTCTTCTCCTCGGACCCACGTTTGTATCGGGAATGGTTCGTTCATGACATTGGCAAAGCCGTGATTGCGCAACCACTCCATCGTCCATTCACGTGCCCGTGCCTCATCCACCGTACCGGCGAGGCGCGGACCTATTTCCGTAGTGATGCCTTCCACAAAATCCCAGGCGATCTCGTCATGCGCGCCGGGTGGCAGGCCGTACCGCCCATTGTTGTCCTGGGCGAAACTTGTGGCAGGAAGGGCGAGAGAAAGCGCAGCAAGCGCGAAGACGGTCTTTTTCATGCGCTATGGCTAGTGAACAGATCAACCGGTGCCAAGGCCCTGTTATCGTAATTCGGGAAAATCAGACCGATACATCAGCCAGTGGTCAAAATCGTATCGGCTAGCGTTACGCCAGATACAAAGGCCGCCTCCACCCGAGGACCGATCAGCCAATCGCCGCAGGCACCAAGGCATGCATCTGCGTTCCAAAGCGCCTTCTGCGCCGTCGATCCGCTTTCGGCGTATAACCAGCGATGGGCTGCGCTATGGACGGCTTCAGGCATGGTGATGTCCGTCTGATTGCCCAATTCTTCGAGCAACAAAGTGGCTATAGTTTCGCCATCATCATCCAAATGCTCGCGGCTCCAGTCCGGAGATGCTTGCACCACCCAGCAATCCAGTCCGCCCTTGTTGCTGCGCCCCGGTTTCGCTGAATTGCGCGCGGCCCAGCCGATGGCTCCGGCGTCACGAATAATATCTTCGTGATCGAGTGGGGTGGCGAATGCCGCCATTACGGCCCAGCATGGCAAGGAAACGGAAGATTTCGCAGTCTCGGCCATTTGAGGCGAGTGTGGGCCTAACAGCACAGCGGCCTGTTCTGCAGGAACAGCTACCAGTACCGCATCAAATACCGTCTCCGGTGTACCATCCCCATCAAACCGCCACCCAGTTCCGGACCGCCCGAAAGCCTCTATTTCCACGCCGAAACGTACATCAAGCTCTGCAGCCATCGCCTTGACCGGTGCATTCATGCCGGGCGTGCCAACCCACGCACCCTCTTTAGCTACGGGCCATTGCGCGACAACGTCATCAGCCTCCCATTGAGATACGATTTCGGCGAACCCATTGTCAGAGACGGTGAAATATTGCGCTCCGTGATCGAAATGAAGCGTGTTTCCATCGATCTCGGCCCGCCGGGTCGCCATGCGACCTCCCGGCCCTCGCCCCTTGTCGAACAGGATGACGTCATGGTCTTGCGCCCTCAGGCGTGTTGCGCAGCTGAGCCCGGCCATACCGGCACCAATGATTGCGATGTTCATGGCAAGCTATGTGGAAAATAATGCATCACAGGCAATACCGCCTTAGGACCCGCTTGCCGAACTGGACCGCACACCCCGTAGCAAAGCCTCTTCCAGATTCTGGCCGTGCAAGATTGAAACATCGCCAGTGGTTTCCAGAACAGCGGCCCGCACATCTTCCATCCTCAGTACATTTGCCTCACGCAATTTGGCGCGCAAATCGCTTTCGGCCACACGCGTTTTCTCCAGAGCTGAATGGATAACCTTGCCATCACGCATCAGCAGCATTGGCTCATTTTGCATGATGCCTTCTGCAAGATCAGAGTTCTTACGCAGGCGAGCCGCGGCCCATTGGGTCAGGAACAGGCCGACCATGGCCATCAGAGACTGGGCAAAGGCGGTCCACTCGGTCGACTGCGCAGCCCCTGCTACCAATGACCCGAGAGCGATGGTCATGATGAAATCAAAATTGGTCATCTTGGACAAGGATCGCAGTCCGACAATGCGGATCTGGAACACGACAAAAAACAGCGCAAACATTGCCAGCACAGCGCCACGGAGCAGCAAATCGATAATTGTATTGTCCAGGAACATGAGGCTTGAACCAGCGAAGCCGCAGCATTGTTCCGCCCTGTCTCAGCAAGCACCTTGCCCGCCGGGTCCCCACGCCCTATCTGGCCTGCCAACTCCCGATCGCGAACTGACCTGACAAAGGACCCGCCAGATGGCTGCCCAATACGCATATGTCATGAAGAACATGACGAAAACTTTCCCCGGTGCAAGCAAGCCGGTGCTGCATGACATCAATCTGCAGTTCTATCGCGGGGCAAAAATCGGCATTGTCGGGCCGAATGGCGCGGGTAAATCCACGCTGATCAAGATCATGGCCGGTATTGATACCGATATCACGGGCGAGGCATGGCCGGGCGAAAACATCACCGTTGGCTATCTGGAGCAGGAACCTGAACTGGATTCGAGCAAGACCGTGTTGGAAAACGTCAAGGATGGCGCGCGGGAAACCGCCGACCTTGTCGAACGCTTCAATGCGATCAGTGCCGAAATGGCTGAACCCGATGCCGATTTCGATGCTTTGGGCACCGAAATGGCTGATTTGCAGGGCAAGATTGATGCGGTGGACGGCTGGACGCTAGACAATCAACTCGAAATCGCAATGGAGGCGTTGCGCTGCCCGCCGTCCGATATGGGCGTTGAAAGCCTTTCCGGTGGTGAAAAGCGCCGCGTCGCCCTCACCCGTCTGCTGATCCAGAAGCCCGATATCCTGCTTCTGGACGAACCGACCAACCACCTTGACGCCGAAAGCGTCCAATGGCTGGAAAATCACCTCAAGGAATATGCGGGAGCGGTGCTTATGATTACCCATGACCGCTATTTTCTCGACAATGTGGTGGAATGGATCCTGGAACTGGATCGTGGATCCTATTATCCGTATGAGGGCAATTACAGCACTTATCTGGAAAAGAAGGCCAAGCGTCTTCAGCAGGAAAGCCGGGAGGAATCCGGGCGCCAGAAGGCCCTTTCGCGTGAACTTGAATGGATGCGGCAGACCCCCGCAGCACGCCAGACCAAGTCCAAGGCGCGTATCCGCAAATTCGATCAGCTTCAGGACGAAATGTCCAATCGGAAGCCCGGTAAGGCGCAAATCGTCATTCAGGTGCCGGAGCGGCTGGGCGGCAAGGTGATCGAGGCAAACAATATTTCCAAGGCCTATGGCGACAAGCTGTTGTTCGAAGACCTGTCCTTCATGTTGCCTCCCGGCGGCATCGTTGGTGTGATCGGGCCGAATGGCGCGGGTAAGTCCACGCTGTTCAAAATCCTGACCGGCAAGGAAGAACCAGATAGCGGCACCGTCGAAATCGGTGAGACCGTGCATCTTGGCTATGTCGATCAGAGCCGCGACCATCTCGATCCGAAGCACAATGTCTGGGAAGAAATCTCTGACGGCCTCGATTACATGAAGGTCAATGGACACGATACCAGCACCCGCGCCTATGTCGGTGCATTCAATTTCAAAGGACCGGACCAACAGAAAAACGTCGGCAAGCTGTCTGGCGGTGAACGCAATCGCGTCCATATGGCCAAGATGCTGAAAGAAGGCGGTAATGTGCTGCTGCTGGACGAACCGACCAATGATCTCGACGTGGAAACCCTGTCAGCCCTGGAAGAAGCAATTGAAAACTTCGCTGGCTGCGCCGTGGTCATATCGCATGACCGGTTTTTCCTTGATCGACTGGCAACGCATATTCTTGCGTTTGAAGGGAACAGCCATGTCGAATGGTTCGAAGGCAATTTCGAAGCCTATGAGGAAGACAAGAGGCGCCGCCTTGGCGATGCCGCCGATCGGCCGACAAAATTGCAATACAAGAAGCTGACACGATAGTCTGTGGGCCTCAGAGCACGCCTTCCCGTTGCTTCGGGTAGGCGTGCTTATCTCCAGTTAACAGCTAATTAGCTTACATCTTGCAAAGCGAGCCCATGAATGGGGTCGCACTCAAATCACACAGTCACAGGTCCGCCCTGCTTTTCGCATTCGCCTATCTTGTGGCTGCGATTGGCGCCTTGCTGTTAACCAAAGGCAGCTCGGGAATTGCCGCGATCTGGCCTCCCAGCGGCATTATGCTGGCTGGTGTTTTGTTGCTACGCGGCGATGCACGCACGACCCTATATCTTGGAGCGTTTATCGCCAGCATGGTGGCCAACGCCATCATCGGGACGTCCCTATGGGCTTCCATCGCCTTCAGTGTCGCAAATATTGCCGAAGCCGCGACGGCGCGTGCGCTGATACTCAATTTCAAGCAATCTTCGCGCGATATTGCCAGCGCCCGCAATATCATCACGACTGGGGCTGCTGCATGTGTGGCGGCGGTGTTGAGCGCGCTCATCGCCTCTGTGCTGACATCCGAATTTGAATCCGGGTTCCTGATTTCCTGGGCATCGACAGTATTTTTCGGGATGATTACGATTACGCCCGCCATTCTGTTTATCGCGATTGATATCATGGAGCATGAACGGTCACTCGTTTCGATTGTCTCGACAACCTCTTTGATTGTCCTTTCGGGCGCAGTGGCATTCTGGCAGACAGACGTTCCGCTTTTGTGGCTTCCGATCGCTGCGGCAGGATTTGCGACTTATCGCCTTGGACTGACGGGCGCGGCGGTCAGCCTGCTGGCGCTGGCCATAACCGGGGCGGTTCACTCATCCGCCGGCCTTGGCGTTTCAGGATTGGACAATTCAGTCGTCGGGACGACGCTGTTTCTGCAAATCTATCTCGCAGGCGTGCTCCTCGCCTTGTTGCCGCTGGCAGCCTTGCTGAGCAAATATCAATCCATCATGGCTGATTTGGTTTTCGCGAGACAATCGGCCGATTTGCAGGCCACCGAAGCGCGCCGTCTGGCAGAAACGGATGCGCTGACGGGCGTGGCAAATCGCGGCAAGATCATCGAGTGTCTGCGCGCCGAAATTGTACATGCAAAGGCAACTGGGCGCGATCTTTCGATACTGATGATGGATGTTGATCACTTCAAATCGGTCAATGATCGTTTCGGCCATGCCAAGGGTGATCTGGCATTGATGGCCGTTGCCAATGAAGGTCGGGCTCTTGCCGGGAGGAGCGGCCACTTTGGCCGCATAGGCGGCGAGGAATTTCTGCTTGTCTTACCCGGCATCGGCATTGATCAGGCCGCAGAAATTGCCGATGAAATGCGCTTCGGTGTGCGTCATCTTGATTGGGTGGGACACGCTATGGATCCCATCACGCTCAGCATCGGTGTGGCGCAACATGCGGGCATGCAGGATGATGCAAGCCTGCTGGGCGAAGCCGACGGCCGACTCTATGCTGCCAAACGCGCAGGGCGCAACCAAATCTGCATCAGCGATCCACCATTGATCCCGTTACGCCGCCTTTCCTGATTGTCGAACCCTTCTTCAACCTTGCTCGTTGGTTATCAATCACGGGGAGCAATCATGCGAAAATACACCTGGCCAACCATCACATTTGTAGCAATCTGCCTGATGGGATGGGGTGCGCGACAAGCAATAGGACGGGTATATGGCGCTGCCGAAGCTCAGGTGTTGTTGGAAGCGATTTCCCGCGCAGGCCTGTATCTTGGCTCTGCCATTGCAACGGCATCGACGACGACCCTTGCCTTGATGCTAACGCTGATCGGAATGATCCGCCGCATGGACCAGGATTTTGACCAGGATATGTACAACAGTGTGACCCTCATCGCGCGACTGGCTACGGCCGCCTTGATGCTCAGCCTTGTCGTATTGATGGCCTACACCTTGCCAATCGGGGAATTTGAGCAACTACCGACTGACTGGTATGCCACCATGTATGAGGCGCTTTTCGCTTCCACCATCGTCATGGTCGCGCTCCTGGCTGCGATGGTCGCTGTTGTTTATCAGACCCTGTACCATGTCATTGCCAGCATAACGCCTGGCGAAGACGCTTAATGCGGCCTTGAAGCCAGAGTATCTGCGCCAGAAATCTGAGCGCGACGCGCGATCTCGAAAATATCTTAGTCCTGACCAGCCGTGCTTCAGCACGGGTTCAATCTTGTTCAGCTAAAAAGCTCTCAACATGAATGTTAAGCTAACTGGGTGGTTCAGTTAACGGTCAGAACGAATCGTTACAACTTACGACATTCAATAAAGGATTGTTATACATCAGGGCCGCAGCACTCGGGCGGCATTGGTCAACATAAAGGAGATGTTGCAATGCAACTCGCAGAACTTTTGAAAACATGCGGTTTAGCCGCACTTGCGGTTGCGATGGCCGTTCCGGCTTTGCCGGTTGCGGCCTCGGCAGCGAGCGAAAGCTCCGCTGAAACGCAGCGCCAGGATCGCGATGCCCGTCGCGGTGAGCGCAGTGGCCGCGATACCCGCAGCGAACGCCGCGGCAGTCGAGAGGCTCGAAGCGAACGCCGTGGCAATCGCGAAGCTCGCAGCAGTAGCCGCGGCAATCGCGAGACCCGAAATGACAATCGCGCCCGTGAGAACCGCGCCCGTGACAATCGTCGCGAGCGGGAAGCCAATAATCGTGGCACTCAAATGCGCGAACGTGATCGCAATCGTGCCAACAGCGTCCGCCGCACCGCATCGGCACGCGCGGATCGAGAACGCGTCAACGCACGCGCCAGAGCCACGCAACGACGCCACGCGAACCAGCGTCATGACCGCAGAGCTGAACGTCAACGTGACAACCGGCGCTACGACAGGCGGGATACACGCAGGGATTATCGCAACGATCATCGCCGCAATACCCACCAGGACTATCGCTATGACAGGCGTGAGGCACGCCGGGACCATCGTAGGTGGAATCGCAACAGCTGGCGTCGCAACAGCCGCTACAACTGGAGCCGCTATCGGTCCCACAATCGCAGCGTCTTTCGCATCGG
This window harbors:
- a CDS encoding NAD(P)/FAD-dependent oxidoreductase is translated as MNIAIIGAGMAGLSCATRLRAQDHDVILFDKGRGPGGRMATRRAEIDGNTLHFDHGAQYFTVSDNGFAEIVSQWEADDVVAQWPVAKEGAWVGTPGMNAPVKAMAAELDVRFGVEIEAFGRSGTGWRFDGDGTPETVFDAVLVAVPAEQAAVLLGPHSPQMAETAKSSVSLPCWAVMAAFATPLDHEDIIRDAGAIGWAARNSAKPGRSNKGGLDCWVVQASPDWSREHLDDDGETIATLLLEELGNQTDITMPEAVHSAAHRWLYAESGSTAQKALWNADACLGACGDWLIGPRVEAAFVSGVTLADTILTTG
- a CDS encoding M20/M25/M40 family metallo-hydrolase, yielding MKKTVFALAALSLALPATSFAQDNNGRYGLPPGAHDEIAWDFVEGITTEIGPRLAGTVDEARAREWTMEWLRNHGFANVMNEPFPIQTWVRGEEQARIIAPFPQPVVVTALGYSGATSAQGIRAEIVHFATTDELRAAPEGSLAGKIAYIGHAMRATQDGSHYGYFGSARRQGPGIAAQKGAAGIIIRSIGTDDDRLPHTGATNWPEGVTPIPAAALSNPDADNLERMLARGETVAMELVLTPRHLGETMSGNVTAEIVGSDASLPPVLLACHLDSWDIGTGAIDDGAGCAIAATAALRVAEEGQPLRTIRVLFAGAEETGLWGSRAYSAAHADEPMGVGFESDFGAGLIWRLETNFSRTNPALFSRLAQAVAGYGVLPAPQIVASGGADLNILRDQQAPIVDLQQDGSRYFDLHHTANDTLDKVDPTELAQNVAVWTAVAGVLANEPGDIRGADIIVEE
- a CDS encoding TerC family protein gives rise to the protein MDIIALLSDPAAWLALLTLIALEVILGIDNLIFIAILSNKLPEHQQSKARRIGLALALIMRIGLLMLIGWIVTLQTPLFDLGIAGEPGPYGEPTFETAFSGRDLILLAGGLFLLWKATKEIHHSMEPEDNSGDLLDKTPDMAKAATATFGAVIAQIVAIDIVFSVDSILTAVGMTDHVPIMIAAVVITVGVMMVAADPLARFIEQNPTLVMLALAFLVMIGLVLIADGFGFHVPKGYIYVAMGFSVGVEILNMVQRNKHTSKTDKAGSSC
- a CDS encoding UdgX family uracil-DNA binding protein (This protein belongs to the uracil DNA glycosylase superfamily, members of which act in excision repair of DNA. However, it belongs more specifically to UdgX branch, whose founding member was found to bind uracil in DNA (where it does not belong), without cleaving it, appears to promote DNA repair by a pathway involving RecA, rather than base excision.); protein product: MTALQHVKLGTYYVVNMPEPDDFAFWRDRARQLVQCDVPPDRVAWVEPGATGSLFSHGDRRLPVPDDATAPVRASKRFMQLAQNAALHCDSQRFALLYRLLWRLQANPRLMEDRADLDVRRVEELDKTVRRDAHKMHAFVRFRLVENVDEPEALEHYVAWFEPEHHILRREAGFFVRRFANMRWSILTPSGSLHWDGEVLCEGPPAQKSDAPSGDPAEDLWRKYYASIFNPARLKIGAMLKEMPRKYWKNMPEAALIPELVAGAQKRESEMVSAGKLEFEERPETLAAIEKAIHACSKCPIGALDNRAVMGEGPDDADLMIVGEQPGDQEDLAGRPFVGPAGQVLDTALEVAGIARSSAYVTNTVKHFKYVQRGKRRLHQSPAAKEIDTCRWWQEAERAIVQPKLVLALGASAARGMLGKTVSVSKVRGAPMMLDDGSELWITVHPSYLLRLDGEARAEQERLFAADLAAVKVRLGQLAELEE
- a CDS encoding putative DNA modification/repair radical SAM protein; translation: MTALDTIQKLGILADAAKYDASCASSGTAKRSSKGGKGIGSTEGMGICHAYAPDGRCISLLKILLTNHCIFDCHYCVNRKSSNVRRARFTPQEVADLTLTFYRRNYIEGLFLSSGIIKSANYTMEQLVETARILREDHDFRGYIHLKTIPEADAELVHQAGLYADRVSINVELPTDAGLTRLAPDKNASQIEGAMGGVKGAIVQAKDERKRFRHAPRFAPGGQSTQMIVGADSASDSDIVGKASHLYGRFKLRRVYYSAFSPIPDASAVLPLKRPPLMREHRLYQSDWLMRFYGFAPHEVMQATEADGNLPLDIDPKLAWALKFREQFPVDVNRSSREMLLRVPGLGTRAVGQILASRRHRTLRLDDVARLTVSVVKIRPFIVTADWRPVLLTDHANLRSLLAPKQEQLELFAA
- a CDS encoding DUF421 domain-containing protein, which produces MFLDNTIIDLLLRGAVLAMFALFFVVFQIRIVGLRSLSKMTNFDFIMTIALGSLVAGAAQSTEWTAFAQSLMAMVGLFLTQWAAARLRKNSDLAEGIMQNEPMLLMRDGKVIHSALEKTRVAESDLRAKLREANVLRMEDVRAAVLETTGDVSILHGQNLEEALLRGVRSSSASGS